One Pseudoliparis swirei isolate HS2019 ecotype Mariana Trench chromosome 4, NWPU_hadal_v1, whole genome shotgun sequence genomic window carries:
- the map1aa gene encoding microtubule-associated protein 1A isoform X1: MDGVTEFTEYVSETVDVPSSFDLLEPPTSGGFLKLSKPCCYIFPGGRGDSALFAVNGFNILVDGGSDRKSCFWKLVRHLDRIDSVLLTHIGADNLPGINGLFQRKVAEQEEARNQGSGSSSLISPELGIVFFNIPEKLRMPESTLKVKRSIEEASLTLQYLNKLGITPEPLHRVVGNTIEPITLFHKLGVGKLDMYVLNPVKESKEMQFLMQKWAGNSKAKTGITMANGKEGEISVPYLTSVTALIVWIPHRPTERIVRVLFPGNAPQNKIFEGLEKLKHLDFLRYPVATQKEMSSGAPPPVIKQTKMRSRTDSKESLKSSPKPHSKTTKKEAGGQEEESKSEITKENKVEKKEEKKFKSLKATKQQKNIEVAPVAAKTEKKKIPKEKTAKNEKVSKMDEKKDKEKKEIKKEKHEVKKDDNIRKEEKKESKKKDPSKPELRKITKPDLKPLTPEVRKTLHKAKTQAKPKMDKNKAVKEEAHEKKPVQNIPQEIAAAALADRSIVSSPEDLTEDFKALKLEEMSKVKPEPIQNDVVFGHSLHTETKVPSLVFHDEKVSAPATDAKSSSPKSPVEPIKDDKYKHDAVRVAAAEKEEASNGFDKKYEEEKMEKYDEYLAEDDVRDRSKKSESSEEEGDVIEKADLEGTEDDEFPKYKTEEAKREKTGKEWDTKPADVKPPSATAPCGQAAASVSEQFSFIQDETIPGYSETEHTISDEDIHEEPEDRIPQLHYDVASYEISVPDVPGTFDSMHGIKEMKCPGLADVKPRAFAGGHEHELAHYPSVLAAPLAEEEHISSATSITEYDKLSSVATSVAEDQSIASVTAAQTEEAGKNSLLLDTINSLPSRAEAAQGKDYLHSAGTISPTSSLEDDKCFKSPSSDEYQPIIPEMEGDAKIKLVHEEDDEDEEDEDEDQTPNVDFPLGKLQEGYEHAAFMMLQEKQKSPSDTFSPPPPLFSTLQYSPTQAVKENQSLFSSEEFKTDIKPISPPPPFSPRLELDFHLRQESEERCLSPDDSTMKLASPTQSVPTSSGYSPTEEKPFKIEDKDEADKSANDSTAFIGDKTASEESEESSEDNEEEDDSYTKKDLQPTVKAKLMEAKEGCFLDDDFASEAKSTKVETEVKSSDKTQVSFGTEKPQSEEMYSDEDEEDEQDDDFQSGEGSHKPSSTDQSKVDLDKESEEEIDDALMEQDKSVHFSLYNYPEKEGKEKALYIRQDTPYVHGKTFSYADIYGSEDSDSYRQESFDKAEKDSAKGEVDSQKPEPTPAPVATTDKMSEKEGSTVSSGKESPVSPWLDSKSTSAIPPYEEVQREEAFGYDAGSRFPSVADRPEASSTSLSPDDSLRSQTDGTKPQKYSSTTLFDAAAAGYNNKGGCLEVDMRKLTARDEEDDDDDVVDEDDEDEEDEEDEDDDDDYGGVAVDSHMEKGAEEKSEKEVKSPISEMFGSKRPEFMVSMAGYGYNSQGLPSNSSSLAKTEHEAKTDSSSLGGKPTDLGATGFSGYSSGFEYSYGSGEKDLFLSNQTPDKGKEDFTLKSTEDSYYQNQKADADSEKQKTPDLMSKSSLDTSFQYTTTAAPGYSSSSAYSYSSSTSGSLSTSRQFGEELGTPAEPLFEFSSFKDEHSPVMDSSSSGGAKDDYLEVSEKQIAATTAAESAFEEVQSFPSLSSAAFAGDENEHTTSLGGVMDQDPQSDCFYTPEWSKLNTAVGYGPSAGPFAQHSDVSKDKEAASAALFGVTSSPRPDIEGKHYFEETDSSEEEDEEAYMREMTRRSPSGGLAGSPSFSDKPVAPAACEKTDGGLPNVLGSDVPSTVNGPAEVNASAGAAAGGASSGPAKAEPREGAAAYRSSFEWESKSQMAMVPGDSPPHHRHEDEFEEECEMEPEHPARPLSLSSTDQPFRSPFYAEERSRGAQDDDDGDTDAAGDVPTGAASSYASRSSPGYSSSESRQPKQDLSPSFMNPCMRQLSSDEDEEERERRSDQSQEADGLDLPVKTRAHELPHRPSGALQLAGGTSAGLVLATEDTPPTSISESLGSQSDSDAPPGTEEFPLATGEGNMDSDEDADYMPIDKLSAPGGGSHHSSKRSNDPPPAPRTDPSPQPPCPDVCMVDPDALDNGLTVKKEPKAKGLKKTSGKTKSGSPARRKRSPMPVKQMASPRSASLKKKEADKRSRTSRLSDGQGSRDDELSRSSYNPGKTSTNGVKSGSGSQKTGPAGAPGLPIYVDLAYIPNHCNAKNVDQEFFKRVRSAYYVVTGNDEASGEPGRGVLDALLDGKAQWGSNLQVTLIPTHDTEVTREWYQQTHERQQELNVMVLASSSTVVMQDESFPACKIEF, encoded by the exons ATGGACGGAGTCACGGAGTTCACCGAGTACGTCTCGGAGACGGTCGATGTGCCGTCATCCTTTGACCTCCTGGAGCCCCCGACCTCTGGAGGTTTTCTGAAGCTGTCCAAACCCTGCTGCTACATCTTCCCCGGGGGCCGAGGGGACTCCGCTCTGTTCGCCGTCAACGGATTCAACATCCTGGTGGATGGAGGGTCCGATCGGAAGTCTTGCTTTTGGAAGCTGGTTCGCCACCTGGACCGGATCGACTCCGTTCTGCTCACCCACATCGGCGCAGACAACCTCCCAGGCATCAACGGGTTGTTCCAGAGGAAGGTTGCGGAGCAAGAAGAGGCGCGCAACCAAGGAAGTGGGTCCAGTAGCCTGATCTCTCCTGAGCTCGGGATTGTGTTTTTTAACATCCCAGAGAAGCTTCGAATGCCCGAGTCCACGTTGAAAGTGAAGCGCAGCATTGAGGAAGCATCTCTTACCTTGCAGTACCTCAACAAGCTCGGTATCACACCGGAGCCTCTTCACAGGGTGGTGGGCAACACTATTGAACCCATCACACTATTCCATAAACTTGGCGTGGGAAAGTTAGACATGTATGTCTTAAACCCTGTAAAGGAGAGCAAAGAGATGCAGTTTCTCATGCAGAAATGGGCTGGGAACAGCAAAGCCAAGACGGGGATTACGATGGCCAatggaaaagaaggagaaatatCGGTCCCCTATTTGACATCAGTTACCGCTCTTATTGTTTGGATTCCTCACCGTCCAACAGAAAGGATAGTTAGGGTGCTCTTCCCTGGAAATGCACCGCAGAATAAAATCTTCGAGGGCCTTGAGAAACTGAAACACCTCGACTTCCTGCGATACCCTGTGGCTACCCAAAAAGAAATGTCATCCGGTGCACCTCCTCCCGTTATCAAACAGACCAAAATGAGATCAAGAACTGACAGCAAAGAGAGTCTCAAGTCCTCACCGAAACCCCACTCTAAAACCACAAAGAAAGAAGCCGGCGGGCAGGAGGAAGAGTCCAAGAGTGAAATCACCAAAGAGAATAAAGTggaaaagaaggaagagaagaaattcAAAAGTCTAAAAGCCACCAAGCAACAGAAAAACATTGAGGTGGCCCCCGTGGCAGCCaagacagagaaaaagaaaatacccAAGGAAAAAACTGCCAAGAATGAGAAGGTGTCCAAGAtggatgaaaagaaagacaaagagaaaaaagaaatcaagAAAGAGAAACATGAAGTAAAGAAGGATGACAAtataagaaaagaagagaaaaaggaaagtAAAAAGAAGGACCCGAGTAAACCGGAGCTGAGAAAAATCACTAAACCTGACCTGAAGCCACTCACCCCTGAAGTGAGGAAAACTCTGCATAAGGCGAAGACTCAGGCTAAGCCCAAGATGGACAAAAACAAAGCCGTGAAAGAGGAAGCGCATGAGAAAAAGCCAGTCCAGAACATCCCCCAGGAGATCGCAGCAGCAGCGTTGGCTGACAGGTCCATCGTGTCCTCCCCAGAGGACCTCACTGAGGACTTTAAGGCTCTGAAGCTAGAAGAGATGTCCAAAGTGAAGCCTGAGCCGATCCAGAATGACGTAGTGTTTGGTCATTCACTGCACACGGAAACCAAAGTCCCGTCTTTAGTTTTCCATGATGAGAAAGTCTCAGCACCAGCGACTGATGCAAAATCGTCTTCGCCCAAATCCCCCGTCGAGCCGATAAAAGACGACAAATACAAACATGATGCGGTGCGTGTTGCAGCCGCTGAAAAGGAAGAAGCGAGCAATGGCTTTGACAAGAAGTACGAAGAGGAGAAAATGGAGAAATATGACGAATACCTTGCAGAGGACGACGTAAGGGACAGATCGAAGAAGAGCGaaagctcagaggaggagggtgacgTCATTGAAAAAGCTGACCTCGAGGGAACAGAAGACGACGAGTTCCCGAAATATAAAACGGAGGAGGCGAAAAGGGAGAAAACTGGAAAGGAATGGGACACCAAGCCGGCTGACGTCAAACCTCCGTCAGCCACAGCCCCGTGTGGCCAAGCAGCAGCCTCCGTCTCGGAGCAGTTCTCCTTCATCCAGGACGAAACCATCCCCGGCTACTCCGAGACCGAACACACCATCTCTGACGAGGACATCCACGAGGAACCGGAGGACAGGATCCCGCAGCTGCACTACGACGTGGCCTCCTACGAAATCTCTGTCCCCGACGTCCCCGGTACCTTTGACTCCATGCACGGCATAAAAGAGATGAAGTGCCCCGGCCTGGCCGACGTCAAACCCAGAGCCTTCGCGGGAGGTCACGAGCATGAACTCGCACATTACCCCTCCGTCCTCGCCGCTCCTCTTGCGGAGGAGGAGCACATCTCCTCGGCGACTTCCATCACAGAATATGACAAACTGTCGTCCGTTGCCACGTCTGTAGCCGAGGACCAGTCGATAGCCTCTGTGACGGCGGCTCAGACCGAGGAGGCCGGGAAGAACTCTCTCCTGCTGGACACCATCAACAGTCTTCCCTCGCGGGCCGAGGCCGCCCAGGGGAAGGACTATCTCCACTCGGCGGGAACCATTTCGCCCACTTCTTCTCTGGAGGACGACAAGTGCTTCAAGTCTCCCTCCTCGGATGAGTACCAGCCCATCATTCCTGAGATGGAGGGTGATGCAAAGATCAAACTGGTCCACGAGGAagacgacgaggacgaggaggacgaggatgaggacCAGACTCCGAACGTCGACTTCCCTCTGGGTAAACTGCAAGAGGGCTACGAACATGCGGCCTTCATGATGCTCCAGGAGAAGCAAAAATCTCCCTCTGacactttttctcctcctcctcctctcttttctacCTTGCAGTACTCTCCCACACAGGCTGTCAAAGAAAACCAATCCCTCTTTAGCTCAGAGGAGTTTAAGACCGATATAAAGCCGATTTCACCCCCTCCGCCTTTCTCCCCTAGGTTAGAATTAGACTTCCACCTCAGGCAGGAGAGTGAGGAAAGATGTCTAAGTCCAGATGACAGCACCATGAAACTGGCCTCACCCACACAGTCTGTCCCGACAAGCAGTGGCTACTCTCCGACAGAAGAGAAACCCTTTAAGATAGAAGACAAAGATGAAGCAGACAAATCAGCCAATGACAGCACCGCCTTTATCGGGGACAAGACAGCGTCTGAGGAGTCCGAAGAATCCAGTGAAGACAACGAGGAGGAAGATGACTCTTACACCAAAAAGGACCTACAGCCCACTGTTAAGGCCAAGCTTATGGAGGCAAAAGAAGGGTGCTTCCTGGACGACGACTTCGCCTCTGAGGCAAAATCTACAAAGGTCGAAACAGAAGTCAAGAGCTCGGACAAGACGCAGGTGTCTTTCGGCACAGAGAAACCGCAGTCTGAAGAGATGTACtcggatgaagatgaagaagatgaacaaGATGATGATTTCCAAAGTGGGGAAGGCTCCCATAAGCCCTCCTCAACAGATCAGAGTAAAGTAGACTTAGACAAAGAAAGCGAAGAGGAGATCGATGACGCTTTAATGGAGCAAGATAAAAGTGTTCATTTCAGCCTCTACAATTACCCGGAGAAGGAGGGCAAGGAAAAGGCCCTGTACATAAGACAGGACACGCCCTACGTGCATGGCAAAACATTCTCTTACGCTGACATATACGGCTCAGAGGACTCTGATTCGTATCGCCAGGAGTCTTTCGATAAAGCGGAGAAGGACTCTGCAAAAGGGGAAGTGGATTCGCAGAAACCAGAGCCCACCCCGGCTCCGGTAGCAACCACGGACAAGATGTCAGAGAAGGAAGGATCGACTGTCTCTTCCGGAAAAGAGTCCCCAGTCTCACCGTGGCTCGACTCAAAGAGCACTTCTGCTATCcctccatatgaagaggtccAAAGAGAGGAGGCATTCGGATACGACGCAGGTAGCCGATTCCCTTCGGTGGCTGACAGACCCGAGGCCTCGTCCACTTCTTTGTCGCCTGACGATTCTTTGAGAAGCCAGACCGACGGCACGAAGCCCCAGAAGTACTCCTCGACGACACTGTttgacgccgccgccgcaggcTACAACAATAAGGGAGGGTGTTTGGAGGTAGACATGCGAAAACTGACAGCcagggacgaggaggacgacgacgacgatgttgtcgatgaagacgatgaggacgaggaagatgaggaggacgaagacgacgacgacgactacGGCGGGGTCGCGGTTGATTCTCATATGGAGAAAGGCGCCGAAGAGAAGTCTGAGAAGGAAGTAAAAAGTCCAATCAGTGAAATGTTTGGCTCAAAGAGGCCTGAATTTATGGTTTCCATGGCTGGATACGGCTACAACAGCCAGGGGTTGCCAAGCAACTCCAGCTCACTCGCAAAGACTGAACACGAAGCAAAGACTGACTCTTCATCCCTCGGTGGAAAGCCAACAGATTTAGGAGCTACGGGTTTCTCTGGCTACTCCTCAGGGTTTGAGTACTCGTATGGGAGTGGAGAGAAAGACTTGTTTTTATCAAATCAGACCCCAGATAAAGGCAAAGAGGATTTCACTTTGAAATCAACAGAGGACAGTTATTACCAGAATCAAAAAGCTGATGCTGATTCTGAGAAACAGAAAACACCAGACCTTATGAGTAAGTCCTCACTGGACACAAGCTTTCAGTACACGACCACCGCCGCCCCTGGCTACTCCTCCTCTTCGGCTTATAGTTACTCCTCGTCCACCTCGGGCTCCCTCTCCACCAGCCGTCAGTTCGGAGAGGAGCTGGGGACGCCCGCCGAGCCTCTCTTTGAGTTCTCCTCCTTTAAAGATGAACACTCGCCGGTCAtggactcttcctcctctggcgGCGCCAAAGATGACTATCTGGAAGTGTCTGAGAAACAGATCGCGGCTACAACCGCGGCCGAGTCCGCCTTCGAGGAGGTCCAGTCCTTCCCCTCGCTCTCGTCCGCCGCCTTTGCCGGAGACGAGAACGAGCATACGACCTCATTGGGTGGAGTCATGGACCAAGACCCTCAATCAGACTGCTTCTATACGCCTGAATGGTCCAAGCTGAACACGGCTGTTGGGTACGGGCCCTCAGCGGGACCGTTTGCTCAACATTCAGACGTCTCCAAAGACAAAGAGGCGGCCAGTGCCGCTCTGTTTGGTGTCACTTCTTCACCGCGCCCTGACATCGAAGGCAAGCATTACTTTGAGGAGACGGACAGcagcgaggaagaggacgaggaggcttACATGCGTGAGATGACTCGCAGGTCGCCTTCCGGCGGCCTTGCTGGGAGCCCCTCCTTTTCTGACAAGCCTGTTGCCCCAGCGGCCTGTGAAAAGACAGACGGTGGCCTCCCCAATGTTCTCGGCTCCGACGTGCCCTCGACCGTCAACGGCCCCGCGGAGGTCAACGCGAGCGCCGGTGCGGCAGCCGGCGGTGCGTCTTCAGGCCCGGCCAAGGCGGAGCCCAGAGAGGGAGCAGCAGCGTACAGGAGCTCTTTCGAGTGGGAGTCAAAGTCCCAGATGGCGATGGTGCCCGGAGACTCCCCTCCTCACCACCGTCACGAAGACGAGTTCGAAGAGGAGTGTGAGATGGAGCCAGAGCACCCGGCCCGcccgctgtctctctcctccaccgaTCAGCCGTTTCGCTCCCCGTTCTACGCCGAGGAGCGCAGCCGAGGAGCGCAGGACGACGACGACGGCGACACGGACGCTGCCGGCGACGTGCCCACGGGAGCCGCCTCCTCTTACGCCAGTCGCAGCTCTCCTGGGTACTCCTCCTCCGAGAGCAGGCAGCCCAAACAGGACCTCTCGCCATCCTTCATGAACCCGTGCATGCGGCAGTTGTCCagcgacgaggacgaggaggagcgcGAACGCAGAAGCGATCAATCGCAAGAGGCCGACGGACTCGACCTGCCGGTCAAGACGAGGGCTCACGAGCTACCGCATCGCCCCAGCGGCGCTCTGCAGTTGGCCGGCGGCACGTCGGCGGGGCTGGTTCTGGCCACGGAGGACACAccgcccacctccatcagcgagTCTTTGGGCTCCCAGTCGGACTCCGATGCCCCTCCGGGCACCGAGGAGTTCCCTTTGGCCACCGGCGAAGGCAACATGGACTCGGATGAGGATGCAGACTACATGCCCATTGATAAACTATCTGCCCCGGGAGGAGGCAGCCATCATTCCTCTAAGAGGAGCAAcgaccctcctcctgctccccgcACGGACCCCTCCCCTCAGCCGCCATGCCCGGACGTTTGCATGGTGGACCCCGACGCTCTGGATAACGGCTTAACGGTGAAGAAGGAGCCAAAAGCCAAGGGCTTGAAGAAGACCTCGGGCAAAACCAAGTCGGGCTCCCCGGCCAGGCGCAAGAGGTCGCCCATGCCCGTCAAACAGATGGCGTCTCCTCGCAGCGCCTcgctgaagaagaaggaggccgACAAGAGGTCCCGCACGTCTCGTCTGTCGGACGGTCAGGGATCCAGAGACGACGAGCTCTCCCGGTCGAGCTACAACCCCGGCAAGACGTCGACCAACGGAGTCAAGAGCGGTTCAG GATCCCAGAAGACCGGCCCTGCAGGCGCTCCCGGTCTTCCCATTTATGTGGACTTGGCCTACATTCCCAACCACTGCAACGCCAAGAACGTGGACCAGGAGTTCTTCAAGCGCGTTCGCTCCGCGTACTACGTGGTCACCGGGAACGACGAGGCGAGCGGCGAGCCCGGCCGAGGCGTCCTCGACGCGCTGCTGGACGGGAAAGCTCAGTGGGGATCGAACCTGCAG gtGACCCTGATCCCGACCCACGACACGGAGGTGACCCGTGAGTGGTACCAGCAGACCCACGAGCGGCAGCAGGAGCTCAACGTCATggtcctggcctccagcagCACCGTCGTCATGCAGGACGAGTCCTTCCCCGCCTGCAAGATCGAGTTCTAG